CTTCTGTTCGCATCTTTTGTGAATCTTCCAAAATTTCTTGTGCTTCGGTTGGCTTGTCAGACTCGCTCATGATTTGCTATGTTGCCCTTTTGCTTTTATTTAATGCTTAAGTTATTTTTGGCCAAATAATCATTGATTATTTTTTCTATTTCTTCTGGGTTTTTGCACTGTTTTACTATTGAGACGATGTCTTCTTCCTCTATTTCGTAACAGTTGAGAAATTCTTGCTCGTCTTTGTATACCAGCATGACTTTGTTGTTGTGATAGCAATAATACATTTTCTCTGGTTCCATTTCTTGGGCGATGATTTTGATTCCTTTTTCGTCAGGAACCAGTGGATATCCCATAAGAATATCCGTAAAATCTGTTATTTAGACTCAGCTTGGCGATATTGTAATAAGGATTTTTTACGTAATGGTATCATGCGTGTGATATTTCACATTGACTTTGATTATTTTTTTGCCCAGTGTGAAGAGATTAGAAACCAGACACTCAAGACCAAGCCGGTCTGTGTTTGTATTTTCTCAGACAGGGGTGGGGATAGCGGTGCAATTGCCACTGCCAACTATATTGCAAGAAAATATGGTGTAAAGTCCGGTATTCCAATCAAGTTTGCAAAGGCAAGGCTAAGGGAGATTCCAGAATCTGTATTTTTGCCAGCGGACTTTCCGTATTATTCCGATATTTCGCAGAAGGCAATGGAGATAATGAAGTCATATGCTGATGTATTCGAGTATGTCGGGCGCGACGAGGCATACTTGGATGTCACAAAAAAATCAGAGGGCAGCTTTACCATTGCCACGCACTTAGCCCAACAGTTAAAAAACCAAATCCGTGCCGAACTAAAAATGACTTGCACTGTTGGGATTTCTGCTAACAAGCTAGTATCAAAGATTGCATCGGGTTTTAGAAAGCCTGACGGACTTACAGTTGTCGAGCCGGAAAAGACAGGATCGTTTTTGGCACATCTGAATGTAGGTGATATCCCTGGAATAGGCAAGGTTACTGGAGAAAAATTCGCAGAATTAGACATCAAGACAATATCGGATCTGGTAAGGCTTGATGTGTTTACCCTAAACAATATGTTTGGCAAAAAAATTGCTTCATACATCTACAATGCCGCCCGCGGAATTGATGATGATATCGTGTCAGAGCGGGCGCCAGCAGTCCAATATTCCAGAATCATAACGCTAAAGCAGGATTCAAAGGACTTATCCTTTCTTTTAGGTGCACTGGATGAGATTTGCGCAGATCTGCACGAAACAATACTAAAACACAAAAAAACATTCAAGTCCGTTGGAATCCAGTTTGTCCAGTCTGATTTATCCAATAAGACAAAATCAAAAATGCTCAAAAACCCAACATCAAGTCTGGATGAGCTCAAAAAGACTGCTGTTATTTTACTCCAAGAAGCCCTAGCTGATCAGGACCAAAGTGTGCGAAGGCTCGGAATTAGAATATCGGAATTGTCCGATGTTACTGGTCAAAGATCGATTGAGAATTTCTTCTAAGCTGCCATTTTTTTGATGCGCTTGGTCTCTATTGCAGTTACTGCAAACAAATACGCAAAGAGCCATGGGAGAAACATAATCTCTCCTGCGATTCCGTGAAATTCCTCAAATTCGACTGGGTTTGTAGAAACCTTGAGGGCAAATAGTGATAACGAAAATATTCTAATCATGTTGACAAAGATTGTTCCTGCAATTCCTATTGCAAAGTACATCGCCTTTCGCTTTGGTGCAATATTCATCTTTAGTAAAAATGCCATCATAACCAAGGAAAAGATAATAACCGAATGTACACCCGCAGACGGCCAAAATACCTGCAGTG
The genomic region above belongs to Nitrososphaerota archaeon and contains:
- the dinB gene encoding DNA polymerase IV codes for the protein MRVIFHIDFDYFFAQCEEIRNQTLKTKPVCVCIFSDRGGDSGAIATANYIARKYGVKSGIPIKFAKARLREIPESVFLPADFPYYSDISQKAMEIMKSYADVFEYVGRDEAYLDVTKKSEGSFTIATHLAQQLKNQIRAELKMTCTVGISANKLVSKIASGFRKPDGLTVVEPEKTGSFLAHLNVGDIPGIGKVTGEKFAELDIKTISDLVRLDVFTLNNMFGKKIASYIYNAARGIDDDIVSERAPAVQYSRIITLKQDSKDLSFLLGALDEICADLHETILKHKKTFKSVGIQFVQSDLSNKTKSKMLKNPTSSLDELKKTAVILLQEALADQDQSVRRLGIRISELSDVTGQRSIENFF